The DNA sequence CCAGAAGACCTCTGAAAGTCTTCCTTGAAAGAAAAGATGGAGAGTTCTGTACAAGTAACCCAGAATTGGCACTCCCGCTTAGTACCCCTTCAATCAGTTTCCACTTTAGTTTAACATAGACCTTAACTTGTAAATCTTAGTGTCCTTGAAGGTGTGAAGAATCTCTTGGAAAACTAGCAATATGCCGGAAAAAAACTTTCCAAAATGAACCTTATGCACTTGGGTAGGACTAATTAGTTTCCTCACTTGGGGACCATAGTCTTCagatttaccactttaaggactagAGTGGTTAGACTACTTGCCAACTCATGAGGCAATCTACCATATGTAATGAAAGCAATCCAACACTTAGAAGCAAAATCCTAACACGTATAGTAGAACTTATTCCAATTCGGAACACAGCACCAAACTCTCCACCCAGCTATGCAATCAAATACTCACCTACAAAAGTTTCTGTCACCATTACATGAATTTTTGTACATAGAATAAATTTTGCTACGTAGCAGTATGtacttgatgatgatgatatgccACCATATGTGGATGTAATATTTAGTTGTTTGTGGACTCTGTTCTCCATCTGCTCACCATAACAAATCACAATGCAAGGGACAGACaattagagaagaaaaaacagTTTCTTTAATTTCAAGTTAAAGAAGTGATAATCAATTAAGTAAAATGGAAATTCTTCGAGCTTCATCAACGGATTTCACCTTCTTCCCAATCTCCAATGCGAAattcatcctcatcatcaacATCTTCAAGTTCATCCCTCTTCAAATAGATGCCCAACTTCTCAAGTGTCAACCAACGATACACCCTGTAACAAGAATCCTGTTTGATGCCACCACTGCACAACAACTTGAGTTGTTGAAGATCTTGTAAAGGATTCTCGACTTTCAATCGAGCAGCCTCTTCAACCCTCAAAATTTCCTTACGAGCCTGTTCCCTTAGCCGTTTGATTCGGTGCTCCTTATATTTATTCACTGCACAAGTGATAGCAGAAGCAGAACCCTTCTCTTCGTCAAGGCCGCGCTTGATTCGGTGTTCCTTATCTTTATCCACTGCACAAGTGATAGCAGAAGCAGAACCCTTCTCTTCGTCAAGGTTTCTGGATGACCTCTTGGCctctcttttgttgttgttgagttGTTGAAGACTTAATGGACTCACTGGACTAATAGGAGACACAGACCTATCCAAACTAGAACAAGAAGCTTTCAAGGTTGAAGACCTAGTTTCAGGAAACCGTAATTTCCACTTAGCCTCAAAAACCTGACCAAGATTCTTGGCCATTGCACGCTGTTTATCTCCATGAGGGTAATACCATAACGAATTTAGGAAGGTAAGCCTGACATCGGCCACAAAGGCATCAATACTGGAGTAGTTGTCTCTCTCCAACTTGGATTTGACGGTGGACAGATCCATAGGCCTTCGAACCTCCTGAGAATCAGGGATTCGAACAGCCACAGAGCCATGACGGTGATCAATTAGCTCCTGCAAGATCCCGCAACAAAGAAGCTTTTGGGTCTGCTCCAAACCTGTCATCTGCATCAGCTTTTGCTTCTTGGATGATGAAATCGTTGTGTCACCCACATCCTCTCTACGCCTTCTTTTAGAATCGCAACCCATAGCTGCAATTCTGAAgcgcaaaacccagaaagagaCGGATGTAACGCAGAAACTAAGAGTGatagaagaaaacaaataagCGAAGCGAGTGCAATTGGAAATCCCTTATGAAACGCAAGACCCACACAGAGACACAGTGATGTCTTATTCTCCTCAGACTccgaattggaaaaggaaagggTCGGTTGCCCAATACGGCGTCGTGCAATGtactaggaaaaggaaaaggTCGGTTGCCAATACGGCGTCGTGCAACCCTCCAAAAAccattttcaattttaaaagataataataataataataataataataataatttaataaaGCGTTGGGGAAtggttttttcctttccttttgttttaaatCTGCTGTATTTATTAATGGGGAGGAGCCAAGTTGGGTCCGTGGGGGGTTTGACGAAAATGCCCCTGCACTCCTCCTTCATCGGGAGCAGCCGTCACCGGAGTCGAGTATAACCCAAGCCAAATCCGGGAGCGCTTGTTTGGCTCGTGAATCTCGGCTATCCATATCCCCTTGTACGGCTCATCGCTTCGTATTGGCCGTCGCTTCTTCTTGACCCTAAATTCTTCTGTTCTGGGTCTGAGCTTTCGGGTATGAAAAAGTGAACTAGAGAGGGATAGAGGTTGAAGATGAAGGTGAGTGGTTTTCGGGGAAGAGAGGGAGGCAAGATGTTGCATTCTACTTGGCTTGTCATCAATGTCAATCATAATATTACTTCAGCTTTAGGATTTATGCAATTTGATTTTATCTGAGTTGGGTTACCATAGACATTTGCTCATTCTTCGACCTCCTTCAAAACAACTTCATATTCAAATCTGGGTTTTGGATGGTTATTTCAGAACTTATATTCAAACTCCGATCCTACCATGCAATTGGTCAATTGGTGGAGCAACAGGTCGAAACCCGAGTCCATCAAGAAAAAGAGTGAAAGGGGATTGGTCGCAGCTGCTCCTCTTGCTCAGCTCTAAGATATTAGAGTGTTGTCCAGAAACATCGCGGCTGCCGGAAATGGATGAAGAAGATTTGTTTTAACTATTAACGTTGACCGTTAATACACATTTATGAACAATGGACGGGTGGATCACCTAAATGGTTGAGATTGcaggtttttattattattatagtaGAATCCGTTTCTACGGCGAACCCTGAGGTGATGTCAGTAGTGCAACCACGCTAGACCTCCATTTTTGAGAGGCCACCGCTCTATAGCAAGTGCAAATATATCAAATCAATAATAGTACTACATGTGCTTTGGTTCGCTTGGTCAATACGGCGTCGTGCAATGTATTAGGAAAAGGAAAGGGTCGGTTGCCAATACGGCGTCGTGCAATGTATTAGCGCGTTTCTAAACGCGTTGTTTTCTTTCATTCCCcaagaaaatgaaatgaaaggtggaatatcaattttttatataatttgcaGGATAAATCATTCTCCAAAACAAATAATCAGCACATTACTTCAACAAATAAAGTGAGACATATAAAATCAAATTATTACACAAATAAAAGGACCGATGTTTGTTccaaaaataacataaaatgaaaagactaattGTCACGTGTGAAGATCGTGTTAAATGATTAGTATATTAAGTATGTAACTTTTTTTAGTGTTACCTTAGATGTCGAACTTGACATCTTTACTGACGCTTCCTTTTGCAGGGGAATACCTTAGAAGTACTAGCTAGACTAAATGCTACTTGGTTGAAGTGCTGTCATATGCGAGGGCCTCGTACCCTATTGTCGCCTTCATTCTAACTCCAGCCAGTACTCGACTAATCATTGCTATATATAGACGTTGTCTCTGAGCATTTCTTGTCTAAGAGCATGATGAAGAGAGACCGGCAGTTCTCAATCTCAATCCTTCCAAGGAGCCTATGTGGGTTTTGATCCGCCAATGTTGTTCTTAGTGTACAGTTCTTTCATCCTTTAACCATGTTGGGTTAATTAGTACGTCCGTCCTTGGAGCCATATGCTTTGATTGGCATATCCAAAGTGTATGTTTAGCCAGTCTTGGTCTCATGAGTCTTTCTTGAAGTATCCATTAAATGCAAAGGCAGAGGTCATAGAGTTCTAAGATTACCAATCTCAAACAGATCTCAATATCCTTTCAAGGTTTACTTGTGCTTTCATATTGATGATGAAATCGGTCTAATTAAACATCTAGAGAATGTATATAGTACATAGAAACTCGATTGCTTTCTGAGTTGCAGAGCATGCAATTGGTGTTGAGCATTCAAGAAAAGGAGATGTATATAGTAATGGGATCATTGTGTTGGAA is a window from the Rosa chinensis cultivar Old Blush chromosome 2, RchiOBHm-V2, whole genome shotgun sequence genome containing:
- the LOC112188261 gene encoding bromodomain-containing protein 2, with amino-acid sequence MGCDSKRRRREDVGDTTISSSKKQKLMQMTGLEQTQKLLCCGILQELIDHRHGSVAVRIPDSQEVRRPMDLSTVKSKLERDNYSSIDAFVADVRLTFLNSLWYYPHGDKQRAMAKNLGQVFEAKWKLRFPETRSSTLKASCSSLDRSVSPISPVSPLSLQQLNNNKREAKRSSRNLDEEKGSASAITCAVDKDKEHRIKRGLDEEKGSASAITCAVNKYKEHRIKRLREQARKEILRVEEAARLKVENPLQDLQQLKLLCSGGIKQDSCYRVYRWLTLEKLGIYLKRDELEDVDDEDEFRIGDWEEDGEQSPQTTKYYIHIWWHIIIIKYILLRSKIYSMYKNSCNGDRNFCR